In Rutidosis leptorrhynchoides isolate AG116_Rl617_1_P2 chromosome 2, CSIRO_AGI_Rlap_v1, whole genome shotgun sequence, one genomic interval encodes:
- the LOC139892205 gene encoding LOW QUALITY PROTEIN: kinesin-like protein KIN-7N (The sequence of the model RefSeq protein was modified relative to this genomic sequence to represent the inferred CDS: substituted 2 bases at 2 genomic stop codons) yields the protein MNGSEGDPGIIQRAVEDIFENINNASNREFLIRVSYMEIYNEEINDLFAVENQKLQIHESLERGVFVAGLREEIVNSAEQVLELIQMGEVNRHFGETNMNVRSSRSHTIFRMVIESKGKDSASNDYSTLDDAVRVSVLNLVDLAGSERIAKTGAGGVRLKEGKHINKSLMILGNVINKLSDGAKQRGHIPYRDSKLTRILQPALGGNAKTSIICTVAPEEVHIEETKGTLQFASRAKRITNCVQVNEILTDAALLKRQKIEIEELRMKLEGSHSGVLEQEILKLRNEMLKYELEREKLAMELEEERKSHREKISAASVSVLSLCFKIVSSSCVVILFTSIYVMXCMYVSMADCLXETSETSSTHQGDAFSTPTYKPVFNAFVAKRSYNNSRTPDYSPLPTEFGDVADEDTWFKMNNGFIADLDSIGMTPAKPQVPFVASTETAERGPPQDSQVDHYNQVQNLRKQLQQAIDERNEFDKHHKEQLALNNHLMEEISKLQKEAQEIPHKLNESLANYKAAKEDIFSTFQSYIADENSPTARLFSSTREFFSFLMSTFEAHVSMAMDGFTISRKTHTVANETESSQYCNNYINKDCIMGPLASWKKKMSDDIQLFKEMYNSMEQELEMNNNLLETSKDRINDLERESQLLVEERDKLLVCVSESTKRLESLTVQNEKIMQDLRSETHKRKDIEEKIKQFSVAFTSRQRSLIFFHSEFKSKLDHLKAQSPVRLTQWQATFN from the exons ATGAACGGCTCTGAAGGCGATCCCGGCATCATTCAACGTGCTGTCGAAGATATTTTTGAAAACATAAACAATGCT TCAAATAGGGAGTTTCTCATTCGAGTCTCATACATGGAGATATATAATGAAGAAATTAATGATCTTTTTGCTGTTGAGAATCAGAAACTACAGATTCATGAAAGTTTGGAG CGAGGAGTATTTGTTGCGGGCCTTAGGGAGGAGATTGTTAATAGTGCCGAACAAGTGCTAGAGCTCATTCAAATGGGGGAAG TTAACAGGCACTTTGGTGAGACTAATATGAATGTCCGAAGCAGTAGATCCCACACTATATTTCGGATG GTGATTGAGAGCAAAGGGAAAGACTCTGCTTCTAATGATTATTCAACTTTGGATGATGCTGTTCGTGTTTCTGTCTTG AATTTGGTAGACTTAGCTGGGTCTGAACGTATTGCCAAAACTGGAGCTGGTGGTGTTAGACTGAAGGAAGGAAAGCACATCAACAAGAGTTTAATGATTCTTGGAAATGTTATCAACAAGTTGTCTGATGGCGCAAAACAAAG GGGGCATATTCCATATCGTGATAGCAAACTTACCCGTATTCTTCAACCTGCACTTGGTGGCAATGCAAAAACTTCAATAATTTGTACTGTCGCTCCTGAGGAG GTTCATATAGAGGAAACAAAAGGAACCCTTCAATTTGCCAGCAGAGCAAAACGTATTACCAACTGTGTTCAAGTAAACGAG ATTCTGACTGATGCTGCATTGCTGAAgcgacaaaagattgaaatagaggAATTACGAATGAAACTTGAG GGATCTCATTCAGGAGTTTTGGAGCAAGAAATCTTGAAATTGAGAAATGAGATGCTGAAG TATGAGCTAGAGCGTGAAAAGCTTGCTATGGAATTGGAGGAAGAAAGAAAATCACACAGAGAAAAAATATCAGCAGCATCGGTAAGCGTATTAAGCCTGTGCTTTAAAATTGTTTCATCTAGCTGTGTTGTTATTTTATTTACAAGTATTTATGTAATgtaatgtatgtatgtatctatggCTGACTGTTTGTAGGAAACGAGTGAGACTAGTAGCACACATCAGGGAGATGCTTTTAGTACCCCTACTTATAAACCGGTTTTTAATGCATTTGTCGCTAAACGATCTTACAATAATTCTAGAACTCCTGATTATAGCCCCCTTCCAACTGAATTTGGTGATGTTGCCGACGAGGATACATGGTTCAAAATGAATAACGGCTTCATAGCTGACCTTGATTCGATTGGTATGACTCCAGCAAAACCGCAAGTTCCTTTCGTTGCATCAACAGAAACAGCTGAAAGAGGCCCT CCACAGGATTCTCAAGTTGACCATTACAACCAAGTTCAGAATCTTCGAAAGCAACTGCAGCAAGCTATTGATGAAAGAAATGAGTTTGAT AAACATCACAAAGAACAATTGGCTTTGAACAACCACCTGATGGAAGAGATATCAAAACTACAAAAAGAAGCTCAGGAAATTCCTCATAAGTTGAACGAGTCTTTAGCAAATTATAAAGCCGCAAAGGAGGATATATTCTCTACTTTTcag AGTTACATAGCGGACGAAAATTCTCCTACTGCAAGATTGTTTTCTAGTACACGGGAATTTTTTTCGTTTCTTATGTCAACTTTTGAAGCACATGTATCCATGGCCATGGATGGATTTACAATATCAAGAAAAACACATACCGTAGCGAATGAAACTGAGAGCTCTCAATATtgcaacaattatattaataag GACTGCATTATGGGACCACTTGCTTCTTGGAAGAAAAAAATGAGTGATGATATCCAATTGTTCAAGGAAATGTACAACAGTATGGAGCAAGAGTTGGAAATGAATAACAACCTTCTAGAAACTTCTAAAGATAGAATTAATGATCTTGAAAGGGAGTCTCAACTTTTAGTAGAAGAAAGAGATAAATTACTCGTATGTGTCTCTGAATCGACAAAAAGACTTGAATCATTGACTGTCCAAAATGAAAAGATTATGCAGGATCTGAGATCCGAAACTCATAAGAGGAAAGATATCGAGGAGAAAATCAAACAGTTTAGCGTTGCTTTTACTTCTCGCCAAAGGTCACTCATATTCTTCCATAGCGAGTTTAAATCTAAACTTGACCACTTGAAAGCTCAAAGTCCAGTTCGATTAACCCAATGGCAAGCAACTTTTAATTAA
- the LOC139892206 gene encoding BTB/POZ domain-containing protein At1g21780-like produces the protein MADTKVETISRLGQWRIDNFGPCTFKRSEPFKIGIWNWQLSVEKNRYLYIRLFPEPSRLSKEQPPIAKFILRVTTVGTNRRLYISPIHERLLRTSEDFVWPVDSTFHGRFIIDVEFLDLQVYSTNGEESSSIWPNDVMLRSSASESILQCLSRMLHESINADVTINTGDGTLKAHKSILSASSPVFDSMFSHNLKEKESSTINIHDMSLESCSALLSYLYGTIKQEDFWKHRLSLLGAANKYAITNLKDLCEESLLEDINSGNVLERLQEAWLYQLDKLKKGCLTYLFDFGKIYDIRDEINNFFRTADRELIQEMFQEVLTVWKPA, from the exons atggcGGATACAAAAGTAGAGACGATATCAAGATTAGGTCAATGGAGGATCGATAATTTTGGACCATGTACTTTCAAACGATCCGAACCTTTTAAAATCGGCATTTGGAATTG gcAATTATCAGTTGAGAAGAATCGGTATTTGTATATTCGTTTGTTTCCCGAGCCATCTCGCCTTTCTAAAGAACAACCGCCGATTGCTAAGTTCATCCTACGTGTCACCACCGTTGGAACCAATCGCCGACTCTATATCTCACCAA TTCATGAGAGACTTCTTCGCACCAGTGAAGACTTTGTCTGGCCGGTGGATTCCACTTTCCATGGTCGCTTCATCATTGATGTTGAGTTTTTGGACCTGCAGGTGTATTCTACAAAT GGTGAGGAATCAAGTTCAATATGGCCAAATGATGTAATGTTGCGATCTTCAGCAAGCGAAAGCATCCTTCAATGTCTTTCTCGCATGCTTCACGAGTCAATTAACGCTGACGTCACCATTAACACAGGGGACGGAACTTTAAAAGCTCACAAGTCAATTCTTTCTGCAAGTTCTCCAGTTTTCGACAGCATGTTTTCACACAACCTTAAAGAAAAAGAATCATCAACAATCAATATACACGATATGTCACTCGAATCATGCTCTGCACTTCTCTCGTACTTATACGGAACCATTAAACAAGAAGATTTTTGGAAGCATCGTCTTTCGCTTTTAGGTGCTGCAAACAAGTATGCAATCACAAACTTAAAGGATTTGTGTGAAGAAAGCTTGTTGGAAGACATTAATTCTGGTAATGTTCTTGAAAGGCTGCAAGAAGCTTGGCTTTATCAGCTTGATAAGTTGAAGAAGGGGTGTTTGACTTATTTGTTTGACTTTGGGAAGATATATGATATTAGAgatgaaattaataatttttttaggaCTGCAGATAGAGAACTTATACAGGAGATGTTTCAAGAGGTGCTTACGGTGTGGAAACCAGCTTAA